A window from Citrobacter amalonaticus encodes these proteins:
- a CDS encoding MipA/OmpV family protein, with product MLIKRNIVALFAFSFIASASASELSIGAGAIYNESPYRGYNENTHAIPLISYEGESFYVRQTTLGYILSKSEQNEFSLTASWMPLEFDPGDNDDHAMKKLNKRDSTIMAGAAWYHHENWGSVKVSAAADVLDNSNGWMGELSLFRKIPVGQLALIPSAGVLYYDENFNDYYYGVSGSESRRSGLDRYSAQDSWVPYVSLTAKYPVTDNIILMASAAYSVLPDEIKDSPMIDRDDSFTFMSGVSWRF from the coding sequence ATGTTAATTAAACGCAATATAGTGGCACTATTTGCTTTCTCCTTTATCGCCAGTGCATCTGCTTCGGAATTATCCATTGGTGCAGGTGCGATATATAATGAATCTCCTTATCGCGGGTATAATGAAAATACCCATGCTATTCCCCTCATTAGTTATGAAGGCGAATCATTCTATGTTCGGCAAACCACGCTGGGCTACATTTTGTCTAAAAGTGAACAAAATGAATTTAGTCTGACCGCTTCCTGGATGCCGTTGGAATTTGATCCTGGCGATAACGACGACCACGCCATGAAAAAGCTCAACAAGCGTGACAGTACGATAATGGCGGGCGCGGCCTGGTATCATCATGAAAATTGGGGCAGCGTGAAAGTTTCTGCGGCCGCAGATGTTCTGGATAACAGCAATGGCTGGATGGGAGAATTATCACTGTTCCGTAAAATTCCTGTCGGACAGCTTGCTTTGATCCCGTCTGCTGGCGTGCTTTACTACGATGAAAATTTCAACGACTACTATTACGGTGTGTCAGGCAGTGAATCCCGTCGCAGCGGTCTGGATCGCTATTCCGCACAGGACAGTTGGGTTCCTTACGTCAGCCTGACCGCAAAATACCCCGTCACTGACAACATTATTCTGATGGCGAGCGCGGCTTACAGCGTGCTGCCAGATGAAATCAAAGACAGCCCGATGATCGACCGTGATGACAGCTTTACTTTCATGTCAGGCGTGAGCTGGCGCTTCTAA
- a CDS encoding winged helix-turn-helix domain-containing protein, whose product MMEYQLHGFMIGREIFFDISESRIFRLPVNKMDSVIAFGGVFFNRTMLRLFVYLLLNARTHYVSKDELLVNVWEKNELSASTQRLSTMVKNLNNKLYLLGLPQHSIVSVKGSGYILALDNIQPLYSAVDEADYQI is encoded by the coding sequence ATGATGGAATACCAGTTACATGGATTTATGATAGGTCGGGAAATATTTTTTGATATCAGTGAGTCGAGAATTTTCAGGCTGCCGGTAAATAAAATGGACAGTGTAATTGCATTTGGTGGCGTATTTTTTAACCGCACAATGCTACGCTTGTTTGTTTATCTTTTACTGAACGCCAGGACCCATTATGTTTCAAAAGATGAGTTACTCGTCAACGTCTGGGAAAAAAATGAATTAAGTGCTTCCACACAGCGTTTGTCTACGATGGTTAAAAATCTCAACAACAAATTATATTTGCTGGGATTACCTCAGCATTCCATCGTTAGCGTAAAAGGAAGCGGATACATACTGGCACTGGATAATATTCAACCGCTCTACAGTGCGGTTGATGAGGCAGATTATCAAATATAG
- a CDS encoding 4Fe-4S dicluster domain-containing protein, with protein sequence MNRFIMADATKCIGCRTCEVACVVSHQENQDCAAVSAEHFVSRIRVIKENTFTTAVACHQCEDAPCANVCPTQAIRRDRGHIFVEQVRCIGCKSCMLACPFGAMNVVAQTSRVQAVKCDLCWHRDTGPACVEACPTGALKCVDAASVQRQRLHAQPL encoded by the coding sequence ATGAACCGGTTTATCATGGCGGATGCGACTAAGTGTATTGGCTGTCGTACCTGTGAAGTCGCTTGCGTGGTCTCGCATCAGGAGAATCAGGACTGTGCCGCGGTGTCAGCAGAACACTTTGTCTCGCGCATCCGGGTTATTAAGGAAAATACCTTTACCACCGCCGTTGCCTGTCATCAGTGTGAAGACGCACCGTGCGCCAATGTTTGCCCGACACAGGCCATTCGTCGCGATCGTGGACACATTTTTGTTGAGCAGGTGCGCTGTATTGGTTGTAAAAGCTGCATGTTGGCGTGCCCGTTCGGCGCAATGAACGTTGTTGCACAAACCTCGCGCGTACAGGCGGTGAAATGCGATCTCTGTTGGCATCGTGATACGGGGCCAGCCTGCGTGGAGGCTTGCCCGACAGGGGCATTGAAGTGTGTGGATGCGGCGAGCGTGCAGCGCCAGCGTCTGCACGCTCAGCCTTTATAA